ATTATCAAAATTATAGGTAAAGGTTTGTATTGTCTAGCAATTTAATTATAAATAAAGAGTATGATGTATTAATAGTCGAAGATGAACCAATCTTGGCAATGGCTATGAAATTAAAATTAAAAAAATTTGGACTTAATGTGAGTAATATTGCAACTTCTCCAAATGATGCGATTTTATATGCACAAAATAATTATCCTGATCTTGCTATTGTTGACATAAATTTAAATTCATCAAAAACAGGAATTGAAGTAGCAAATTATCTTTGGAAGAATTTTAATATTCCTATTATTTTTCTTACTTCATATTACAACGATAAAATTTTAAGTGAAGCAATGGAGGCAGAGCCTTATGCTTATTTGATAAAACCTTGTAGAAATGAAGAGTTAAAAGTTGCAATTAATACAGCAATGCATAAGCATCAATACTTTTTTAAGAATAAAAAAGTATTTAAAAACAAAGAAAACGATTTTTTATATTTAAAAGAAAATATAAAATATAATAAAACAACTTGTGAATTATTTATTGATGATAATATCATCAAATTAACAAAAAATGAAAAAAAACTTTTTTATATATTAACAAAAGAAGCGGGGAAAGTGATAAACTTTGATACTATTTTCAATTTTATATGGAGAGAAGATGTTTATGATTTGTCTAAATTAAGATCATTAATATATAGATTGAAAAATAAATTAGGTTTTAATCCTTTTGAAAATCTATATGAAGAAGGTTATAGGGTAAATGTTATTAAAAAAAATATTTGACATATTAAGTTTAAAGCATTTATCTTTTACTTCAAAAATTATTTTATCTTTTTTTGTTTTTATTATAATCTTTTCAATATTTAGAGCAATACTTATCTTACCAAAGATTCAAGATAAAAATAAAAAAGAAGTAATAGATTATGTATCAAAAACTCTTCAATTAACAAAAGTACAATTCCAAGTTACTGGAAAATCATTGCAAATGCAAACTGATTTAGAAGTAAAATTAAACAAAGAAAAAATTAAAAATGAATTAGAAAAAATAAACTCAAGTACTATTTTATTAGAAGATAAAAAAATATTAGATTTTTTAGATAAAAATAAAATAATAAGTAGGTGTTCTTATCGTTTAATTAATATAAATTCAAGTTATAATAGTATAAAAATATTTAATAAGTGGATTGAAAAAAATATAAATGAACAAAGTAAATCCTTTAGAAATAAAACTGTATATATATACAATTACAAAATTAAAAATCAAGATAAAATAGTATCTCTTATTTGTTCTAAACAAGATTTAAATCCTAATCATTGGAGTTTTGAAAAAAATTTAAAAGAGTATATTGATACTAAGTTATTATATGATGCAAGTTTAAGTAGTTCAAAAACAGCTCTTTTTTGGCTAAATCCAAGTATTGTGAAAAATAATAAACAAGTTTTATATACTAAAAAAGATAAAGAAAAAAAGAGTAGATATACACTAAGTTTACTCTCAAATGTAAAAAATATTCCAACAGGTAGTTTGAGTTTAGAACAAATTTTAAATTCAAAAGAGAATATCCCAATTGAACATGAAATAAATAATACGAAAGTATTAACTTGGATAATTAAATTAAATACTAATATAAAAGAGAATAGATACTTTTTATTAGCTCATACTATTGATAAAGAAGATATTGATAAAAAGAATAATGTGGGAATAACTTTTTTATTAACTGAGACCTTAATTGCAGTTGGATTAAGTTTTTTTATAATTTTATTATTTATAAAAAGAATATTGAAAAATATTGAAAAAGTTACAAAAACAGCAATACAAGTAAATCAAGGAAAGAAAAATATTAGATGTAATGTAAAAGATGAAGATGACATAGGTATTTTAGGCCAAGCATTTGATTCTATGCTTGATTTTTTTGAAAATAGTATTAAAACTTTAGATAAAAAAGTTGAAGAGAAAACAAAAGAAATAACAAAATCTTTAGAAGAAAAAGAGCTACTTTTAAAAGAGATACATCATAGAGTTAAAAATAACTTAGCTTTAACAATTGGACTAATTGAGTTACAAGAAGAAGAGGTTAAAGATGAAAAAACCAAAAAAGTACTTATAGATATTCAAGAAAGAATTTTTACAATGGAGCTTTTGCATAGAAAACTTTATGAATCATCAAATATTAATGATATATTTTTTGATGAGTATGTGATTGATTTAATTGAAGTTATATCTTCTTCTTATGATATTGAAAAAAAAGTTAAAACTAATATTGTAGTAAATAAAATAAAATTAAATATAGAAAAAGCAATGCCCTGTGGTTTAGTTTTAAATGAGTTAATAACGAACTCATATAAATATGCTTTTAATAATAATGATAATGCAAAATTAGATATTACTATAAATAAAAAGAGTAGTGATTTAGTAATAATAGTAAAAGATAATGGTTGTGGTTTAAAAAAAGATTTTGATGAAATTTGTGATGATACTTTGGGATTAAAACTTGTTTTTTCAATTGTAAAATATCAATTATTTGGGCAAGTAAAATATGAATATGATAATGGTGCAAAATTTATTATAAAAATACAACTATAGCTTATAATAAAATTTGATAGCAGAATATTTAAAATCAATATTCTGCTTTATCAAATCAAATATGATTGCTCATATTTGCACACATAAGGAGTGTAATTATACATATGAAAAAGCACGAAAAAATGATATTTCATTCATTTGTTATATATCTTTTTCTTTGCGCCTCTTTAAGCTTATTTATTTCTACTAAAATAAATCCATCAACACAATTACTAAAATCAGGATCAACATTGAAACCTAAAAACTTTACACCACCATCTTCACAAACTTCACTGTATTGTTTAAATAGTGTAGGTATAGTAACCCCCATATTATTTAAAGATGATTTTAAAATTTTGAAATCTTTTTTTCTATCATTTAATAAAAAAATCTCTTTTATATCTTGAACATTTGTAGAGTATTGATAAGTAAGTCTAGGCTCTATAATATTTTTGTCTATGCCAAAGTAATGCCAATAATAAAAAATCAACATATCTTTTGCAACTTGAGGAAAAGAGCCTGAAATAGACACAGGTCCAAACATATATTTTATATAAGGATTTTGTTTTAAATATGCACCAATTCCATACCATAAATAATCTAATGCCCTTGTTCCCCAATATTTTGGTTGAACAAAACTTCTTCCAAGTTCTATGGAGTTTTTTAAATAAGGTGAGAAATCATTTTTATATTTAAATAAACTATTTGAATAAAATCCTTTAACTCCTAGGTTTTTATTTATAAAGTCTCCATCACCAATTCTGTATGAACCTACTATTTCTAAATCATTCTCATCCCAAAGAATTATATGTCTATAATAAATATCATATTTATCAGTATCTCTTTTTTTATTTATTCCCTCACCAACTTTTCTAAAACTAAGCTCTCTTAATCTTCCTAACTCTTTTAAAACAGTTGAGTCTTCATTATAATCATATAAGTAGATTCTTTTACCATCTTTTGTATTTCCTATTAGTTTTGCGCTTTTAAGCTCTTCTATAATATCCTCTTTTTTTTGTGGATGAGCTATTGCTTTTTGTGTAATAAAAAAAGATTTTCTTTTTTTCTTTTTTAGTGAATAAAGGTGTTTTTTATATAAATTTACTAAAAATCTTTTATTTATTCCTTTTGGAATAATATTTTCACTTGGAATTATTTCTCCAATTTTAATATTTATATTTTTAGATTTGCTTTTAAACATCTCATGGGAAAGTAAAAGAGTTGAAAAGGTTTTGTTTATTATTGACATTGTATAAAAAACTTTTGAGTTTTTTCCATCAATAAAAATGGGTAAAATCGCAGCATTTGCATTTTGTGCAAAATTTAAAAAACCCTTACTCCAATTTGGATCACTAATACCTTTTGCACTTGCTCGACTAACTTCACCTGCTGGAAAGATAATTATTGCTTCTTCTTTATTTAAAGCTTCATATGCTGCTTTAATATCACTTTTTGATTGTCTTTTTTTATAATTGTCAATTGGAATCATAAGAGGTTTTAAAGCTTCTATTCCCGCAAGGAAATCATTTGCTACGATTTTTACATCATGCCTTACACTTCCTACAAGTTTTAGTAAACAAAGGGCATCAAGACCTCCTAACGGATGATTTGCGATAATTACAACTTTTCCACTTGTTGGAATATTTTGTAAATTATTACTAGATACCGTATAGTCAAAATCAAAATAATCTAAAACTGCATCAACAAATTCAAAGCCAATTAAGTGTGAATTTTTTGTAAGAAACTCATTTATATGCTCTTCATGAACAATTTTTTTTGCAATTTTTAAAACTGAATTGCTTAAAAAGTTTCCTTTTTGCTTAATTTTTGGGAACTTTTTTAAGATTTCTTCTTCTACATTAACCATTATAATCCTTTGTAAAAGTCTATAAAATCACAGTTACAACTAAGTTACAAAAAGTTACTTTCTTTTTTTTGAGTAAAATTATGTTAAAATCGCGGAAAATAGAAGGAAGGATTAATGAATAAATCTTTTATCTCAAATTTTTTAGCATTGTTACTAGTAGTAATAGCTTATTTAATAAATAATGATAGTTTATTAATGATTGGATTATTTGCTTTTAGTGGAGCTGTTACAAATGCAATTGCTGTTCATATGTTATTTGAAAGGGTGCCTTTTTTATATGGAAGTGGTGTAGTTGAGAATAGATTTGAAGAGTTTAAAAGTGGAATTCATTCATTAATAATGAATGAATTTTTTACAAAAGATAATTTAAATAAATTTTTTGAAGATGAAGTTGCAAGTAAAAAATCTAACTTTGATTTATCAAGTATCTTATATAAGACTGATTTTACACCTGCTTTTGAGTCTTTAAAAGAAGCAGTTATGAACTCTTCTTTTGGTGGAATGTTAGGAATGTTCGGTGGTGAACAAGCATTAGAACCTTTAAAAGAATCATTTATTGAAAAACTACAAAGTTCAATTATTAGTATTTCACAAAATGAGAGTTTTCAAGAGGCTTTACATGCAAGTTTAAGTAGTAAAGATGTAAGTGAAGATATTCATGAAAAAGTTAGTAATATCGTAAATAAAAGATTAGATGAATTAACTCCTAAAATGGTAAAACAAATAGTTCAAAAGATGATTAAAGAGCATCTTGGTTGGTTAGTTGTTTGGGGAGCTGTTTTTGGTGGATTAATTGGATTTATAACAACGATTTTAGTAGGATAGAATTATGGAAGAAAAACAAGAACAAGAAGAATTAGAAGTATTAGTAGTATTAGAGTTAAAAGGTTTGCAAAATCAAGATATTTTTGAAAAACATGTGACAAAAGAGGGTTTTAAAATAGTTGAAGGTGAAAAATTTGCATATTCAGGTAAAAGCACTACAGGTACTTTTTCTACAAAAGCATATATTTTAGAAATATTTAGAAAAGGACTTTCAAAAGTTGAGTTTGAAACTTGTGGAATGATTTTTCAAATTGGTGATATGCCATGGCAAGCTTATAAATTTGATAAAACTACAAATGAATTTAATGAAGTAAAGTAAATATATGAAAAATATATTTGACTTTTTTACAAAAAAAAATAATTGTCAATTATTAGTTGTAAATAATGATAAACAAGCACAAATAGCATCAGATATAGCATCTTTTTTTGGTTATGAACCTTTTGTTCTAGCAGATTTTAGAGCAAATTTCAAAGATGATTTATTGTCTTTTAGTGAAGAGTTACAAGATATTACAAAAGCTTTAAATGGTTTTTATAATTATAAGAAAAAAAATAAAATATTAATCTCTCCTATTAGAACAATATCTTTTCCCATGCCTAAAGAAAAGTGCTTTGATAGCTTTAATATTAGTTTTGCTGATACTTTAAATCTTGAAGAGTTTAAATCAAAACTTTATAATTGGGGTTATTATTTTGTAGATATAGTTACAAGTCAATCAGAAGTTTCAATTAGAGGTGATATTGTAGATATATGCCCTCTTGGAAGTGATATAGGTTATAGAATCTCTTTATTTGATGATGAGATTGAAAGTATTAGAAAGTTTGATATTGAAGATCAAAAATCTTTTAAAGAAGAGATTGAGAGTTTTTCAATTAATCCTGCTTTTTTAGCCTTAGATGAACAGACTTTTGAAGAGTTAAATGAGGAAGTTCAAAAAGTAGAATCAGATGCATTTATAAAAGATATACACTCTTTAGGTTTTTGGTATTTAAATGACCTAGGTGAATATTTACCTCAAAATATGAATACTTATATAACAATTGAAGCTTTAGATGAATTAGAAGAAGTTTATGTTTTTGAAGAAAAAAGAGTTGCTAAAGAGAAGTTTTTACAAACTCCTCAAGTTACTCAATCAAGAGATTATAAAGAGATTGACGTAGCAAATATAAAAGAGTTTATTAGCTTTCATGAGGGCAAAAAAGTTACTATTATCTCATCAACAGAAGCAAAAATAAAAAGTTTTGATTTAGATCTTTATGATTCTTCTATTAATTATGTAATAAAACCATATATTATAAACATTGTTGGTGATGAGCAAATAGTAATTTCATTAAACAAAGAGGTTAAAAAACGAAGAAAGAAAAGAGTAAAACTTGTACTTGATGAACTTCAAGAGGGTGATTTTGTAGTTCATGAAAAACATGGTATTGGTAAATATCATGGAATAGAACCTGTAACTGTAATGGGTGCAAAAAGAGATTTTGTTATTGTTATGTATGCAGGAGATGATAAGCTTTTACTCCCTGTTGAAAATCTTGATTTAATAGATAGATATGTTGCTGATGGAAGTTCATATGCTGTTGTTGATAAACTTGGACGTGGAAGCTTTGCAAAACTAAAACAAAAGGTTAAAGATAAACTTTTTGCAATAGCAAATGATATTATAAAAATTGCTGCTACAAGAGAGCTTATAAATGGAATAAAAATAGATACAAATAAACAAGTATTAAGAGATTTCCAAAAAAGTTCAGGTTTTAATTATACTAAAGATCAAGAAAGAAGTATTAAAGAAATTTTTGAAGATTTAAGTAGTGGAAAAGTAATGGATAGATTACTTTCAGGAGATGTGGGATTTGGGAAAACAGAAGTTGCAATGAATGCAATTTTAGCAACAGTTTTAGATGGCTATCAAACTGTTTTTGTTTGTCCTACAACACTACTTGCAACCC
The window above is part of the Malaciobacter marinus genome. Proteins encoded here:
- a CDS encoding response regulator; translated protein: MSSNLIINKEYDVLIVEDEPILAMAMKLKLKKFGLNVSNIATSPNDAILYAQNNYPDLAIVDINLNSSKTGIEVANYLWKNFNIPIIFLTSYYNDKILSEAMEAEPYAYLIKPCRNEELKVAINTAMHKHQYFFKNKKVFKNKENDFLYLKENIKYNKTTCELFIDDNIIKLTKNEKKLFYILTKEAGKVINFDTIFNFIWREDVYDLSKLRSLIYRLKNKLGFNPFENLYEEGYRVNVIKKNI
- a CDS encoding histidine kinase dimerization/phosphoacceptor domain -containing protein, translating into MLLKKIFDILSLKHLSFTSKIILSFFVFIIIFSIFRAILILPKIQDKNKKEVIDYVSKTLQLTKVQFQVTGKSLQMQTDLEVKLNKEKIKNELEKINSSTILLEDKKILDFLDKNKIISRCSYRLININSSYNSIKIFNKWIEKNINEQSKSFRNKTVYIYNYKIKNQDKIVSLICSKQDLNPNHWSFEKNLKEYIDTKLLYDASLSSSKTALFWLNPSIVKNNKQVLYTKKDKEKKSRYTLSLLSNVKNIPTGSLSLEQILNSKENIPIEHEINNTKVLTWIIKLNTNIKENRYFLLAHTIDKEDIDKKNNVGITFLLTETLIAVGLSFFIILLFIKRILKNIEKVTKTAIQVNQGKKNIRCNVKDEDDIGILGQAFDSMLDFFENSIKTLDKKVEEKTKEITKSLEEKELLLKEIHHRVKNNLALTIGLIELQEEEVKDEKTKKVLIDIQERIFTMELLHRKLYESSNINDIFFDEYVIDLIEVISSSYDIEKKVKTNIVVNKIKLNIEKAMPCGLVLNELITNSYKYAFNNNDNAKLDITINKKSSDLVIIVKDNGCGLKKDFDEICDDTLGLKLVFSIVKYQLFGQVKYEYDNGAKFIIKIQL
- a CDS encoding lysophospholipid acyltransferase family protein; the protein is MVNVEEEILKKFPKIKQKGNFLSNSVLKIAKKIVHEEHINEFLTKNSHLIGFEFVDAVLDYFDFDYTVSSNNLQNIPTSGKVVIIANHPLGGLDALCLLKLVGSVRHDVKIVANDFLAGIEALKPLMIPIDNYKKRQSKSDIKAAYEALNKEEAIIIFPAGEVSRASAKGISDPNWSKGFLNFAQNANAAILPIFIDGKNSKVFYTMSIINKTFSTLLLSHEMFKSKSKNINIKIGEIIPSENIIPKGINKRFLVNLYKKHLYSLKKKKRKSFFITQKAIAHPQKKEDIIEELKSAKLIGNTKDGKRIYLYDYNEDSTVLKELGRLRELSFRKVGEGINKKRDTDKYDIYYRHIILWDENDLEIVGSYRIGDGDFINKNLGVKGFYSNSLFKYKNDFSPYLKNSIELGRSFVQPKYWGTRALDYLWYGIGAYLKQNPYIKYMFGPVSISGSFPQVAKDMLIFYYWHYFGIDKNIIEPRLTYQYSTNVQDIKEIFLLNDRKKDFKILKSSLNNMGVTIPTLFKQYSEVCEDGGVKFLGFNVDPDFSNCVDGFILVEINKLKEAQRKRYITNE
- a CDS encoding DUF445 domain-containing protein — encoded protein: MNKSFISNFLALLLVVIAYLINNDSLLMIGLFAFSGAVTNAIAVHMLFERVPFLYGSGVVENRFEEFKSGIHSLIMNEFFTKDNLNKFFEDEVASKKSNFDLSSILYKTDFTPAFESLKEAVMNSSFGGMLGMFGGEQALEPLKESFIEKLQSSIISISQNESFQEALHASLSSKDVSEDIHEKVSNIVNKRLDELTPKMVKQIVQKMIKEHLGWLVVWGAVFGGLIGFITTILVG
- the mfd gene encoding transcription-repair coupling factor, with product MKNIFDFFTKKNNCQLLVVNNDKQAQIASDIASFFGYEPFVLADFRANFKDDLLSFSEELQDITKALNGFYNYKKKNKILISPIRTISFPMPKEKCFDSFNISFADTLNLEEFKSKLYNWGYYFVDIVTSQSEVSIRGDIVDICPLGSDIGYRISLFDDEIESIRKFDIEDQKSFKEEIESFSINPAFLALDEQTFEELNEEVQKVESDAFIKDIHSLGFWYLNDLGEYLPQNMNTYITIEALDELEEVYVFEEKRVAKEKFLQTPQVTQSRDYKEIDVANIKEFISFHEGKKVTIISSTEAKIKSFDLDLYDSSINYVIKPYIINIVGDEQIVISLNKEVKKRRKKRVKLVLDELQEGDFVVHEKHGIGKYHGIEPVTVMGAKRDFVIVMYAGDDKLLLPVENLDLIDRYVADGSSYAVVDKLGRGSFAKLKQKVKDKLFAIANDIIKIAATRELINGIKIDTNKQVLRDFQKSSGFNYTKDQERSIKEIFEDLSSGKVMDRLLSGDVGFGKTEVAMNAILATVLDGYQTVFVCPTTLLATQHYHSISKRFKEFGITIAKLDSKTSTKEKNHIKKGLESGEIKFVLGTHSLLGIKTKNLALVVIDEEHKFGVKQKEKLKALREDVHIFSMSATPIPRTLNLALSKLKGMSSLLTPPNERLGVRTYVKEYSDKLIKEIILREKRRGGQLFYVHNNIASIEAKKADIEEIVPNIKVEIIHSKIKPLDAEKIIDAFENKEFDVLLATSIVESGLHLPNANSIIIDGADRFGIADLHQLRGRVGRSDKEGFCYYVVEDKKQITQDAVKRLVALESNSYLGSGTALAHQDLEIRGGGNIVGEAQSGHIKQIGYGLYLKMLEDALAALSGETKEENKNVDIKLAISAYISNDYISEDRVRLELYRRLSKASSKEEVYSIEEEMEDRFGKPDIVTKQFLELILIKIYAISKGIKQISSYEMNITFVKSDDTKQSIKSSSKDDDDIISATLQYLRK